From one Rhodoferax sp. PAMC 29310 genomic stretch:
- a CDS encoding response regulator — translation MLLLDNRLPDMDGLEVLAQMRTLGLGLPVVMVTGAGDDETVASALRAGAADYISKSGDYLSDLPALLRTLLTGRRKRSRIEGAEAPRTQRILYIEPNAMDAELTLHHFLVHAPQLELQVVSSCSDALWLLSAPHHIDLVLTDLRVPGMDALEFVHEFNLRDIDLPIVVITGRGDEATAVALLRLGASDYLVKRNDYLVQLPHAIDHALMRYRLEKTSQRLYAELEELNNTLEVQVVERTAQLQLAQAQLKATFDAIPDLIWQKNLQGNYLASNPSMARLTGLTQSDLLGRMDDCVFDAKVAQALREHDREVVQEKRPVTREHWLTSAETGQRILFEVVNTPVFDPQYQLTGVLAVARDITERKAAQEKIRRMSQLYAALSQCNQAIVRCASSDELFHQVCLDSVRFGGLKMAWIGLADVPNSRVNVGAGFGEGSEGYLQDVAVSLDPTSPRSGGPVGTAVLTGEPVWCQDFINDPRMAPWRESGLQFGWRSCAALPLFLSGETVGSFNLYADEAHAFDDATKRLLIEMADDISFALNNFDRDAARAPKMPCA, via the coding sequence GTGTTGCTGCTGGACAACCGCCTGCCTGACATGGATGGACTGGAAGTTCTCGCCCAGATGCGGACGCTCGGCCTGGGGTTGCCGGTCGTCATGGTGACAGGTGCGGGCGATGACGAAACGGTCGCAAGCGCCTTGCGAGCAGGGGCCGCAGACTACATCTCAAAAAGTGGGGACTACCTCAGTGACTTGCCGGCTCTGCTGCGTACCTTGCTCACCGGTCGTCGCAAACGCTCTCGCATTGAAGGGGCTGAGGCCCCCCGGACGCAACGCATTCTCTATATTGAACCCAATGCGATGGATGCAGAGCTGACCCTGCATCACTTCTTGGTCCACGCGCCGCAACTGGAACTTCAGGTGGTGAGCAGTTGCTCTGACGCCCTATGGCTGCTGTCCGCACCTCACCACATTGATCTGGTCCTGACGGATCTGCGTGTACCTGGCATGGATGCACTCGAGTTTGTCCATGAATTCAATCTGCGCGATATTGATCTGCCGATCGTCGTGATCACGGGGCGCGGTGACGAGGCCACCGCCGTGGCCTTGCTGCGGTTGGGCGCGAGTGATTATCTGGTTAAGCGCAACGACTATCTGGTTCAGCTGCCGCACGCGATCGACCATGCGCTCATGCGCTACCGGCTCGAAAAGACTTCGCAGCGCTTATACGCCGAACTCGAGGAATTGAACAACACATTGGAAGTTCAGGTCGTCGAACGCACCGCGCAACTGCAGCTGGCGCAGGCCCAACTCAAGGCCACCTTTGATGCCATTCCCGACCTCATCTGGCAAAAGAACCTGCAAGGCAACTACCTGGCCAGCAATCCATCGATGGCCCGTCTCACTGGACTGACCCAGTCCGACCTGCTCGGGCGCATGGATGACTGTGTGTTTGACGCCAAAGTGGCCCAGGCGCTTCGCGAACACGACCGGGAGGTGGTTCAGGAGAAGCGCCCGGTGACCCGAGAGCATTGGCTGACCAGTGCCGAAACGGGGCAACGCATCCTCTTTGAGGTGGTCAACACGCCGGTGTTTGACCCGCAATACCAACTGACCGGCGTGCTGGCCGTGGCGCGCGACATCACGGAGCGCAAGGCCGCGCAGGAAAAAATCCGCCGCATGTCGCAACTCTACGCGGCGTTAAGCCAGTGCAACCAGGCCATTGTGCGCTGCGCCTCCTCAGACGAATTGTTCCATCAGGTGTGCCTGGATTCCGTGCGCTTTGGTGGCTTGAAAATGGCCTGGATCGGCCTGGCGGACGTACCCAACTCCCGTGTCAACGTGGGCGCCGGCTTTGGCGAGGGATCCGAAGGCTATTTGCAGGACGTCGCCGTGTCCCTGGACCCAACCAGCCCCCGAAGCGGCGGGCCGGTAGGCACCGCCGTTTTGACCGGCGAGCCGGTTTGGTGCCAAGACTTTATCAATGACCCCCGAATGGCCCCCTGGCGAGAGAGCGGCCTGCAGTTTGGCTGGCGCTCATGCGCCGCTCTGCCGCTGTTTCTCTCGGGCGAAACCGTGGGTTCGTTCAATTTGTACGCTGATGAAGCACATGCGTTTGACGACGCGACAAAACGCTTGCTGATCGAGATGGCGGACGACATCAGCTTTGCACTGAACAACTTTGATCGGGACGCGGCGCGCGCGCCGAAGATGCCTTGCGCCTGA
- a CDS encoding response regulator, which yields MNPDSPLRAILVVEDNDMDLDFCLQAFEEHAITNPVYACRDGDEAMAYVDTYRDPSDPHFPLLVLLDLRLPKIDGIDVLRHARARAHWDTIPIIALTTSTQDDDRRTAFENGVSAFVTKPVSFDAFSAVIQRVKAAWMGGACNDRSSRRGDTVTAVIRLLYAEDNALDADLTRTSFAHAAPDIRLEVVGNGATCLTRLALGTYVSRPV from the coding sequence ATGAATCCAGATTCACCTCTGCGCGCCATTTTGGTGGTGGAGGACAACGACATGGATCTTGATTTTTGTCTTCAGGCTTTTGAGGAGCATGCCATCACCAACCCGGTCTACGCCTGCCGCGACGGTGACGAGGCCATGGCCTACGTGGACACCTATCGGGATCCATCAGACCCGCATTTTCCCCTACTGGTTTTGCTGGACTTGCGCTTGCCCAAGATCGATGGCATTGACGTCCTTCGACACGCCCGTGCGCGCGCCCACTGGGACACGATACCCATCATCGCGCTAACCACCTCCACCCAAGATGATGACCGTCGTACCGCCTTTGAAAATGGTGTGAGTGCCTTTGTCACAAAACCAGTCAGTTTTGACGCTTTTTCAGCCGTCATCCAGCGTGTCAAGGCCGCCTGGATGGGGGGCGCCTGCAATGACCGCTCCTCTAGGCGAGGCGACACCGTGACAGCCGTGATTCGTCTTTTGTACGCAGAGGACAACGCCCTCGATGCGGACCTGACACGCACTTCTTTTGCGCACGCCGCGCCCGATATCAGACTGGAGGTGGTTGGAAACGGCGCAACCTGTCTGACCCGACTGGCCTTGGGTACTTATGTGTCGCGTCCCGTGTGA
- a CDS encoding PAS domain S-box protein has protein sequence MKAAWPPQEIQRIQALRSYAVLDTPNESSFDDLVQLASFICETPIALVSLIDEQRQWFKSRVGLDVPETPREMAFCAHAILKPDEVLQVCDAQLDPRFADNPLVTGDPHIRFYAGIPLVTSSGLALGTLCVIDRTPRELNASQRQALRTLGRQVMALLELRLTLAQRDHDPSLNRKLARAVEQSPVFIVIANVKGEIEYVNPQFAALTGYELQEVIGRNPRFLQSGDKTPDEYKVLWKTITSGNTWRGQFRNRKKNGAIFWEQASISPITDVFGEISHYVAVMEDITERRQIEAQLRAKNEELKGFTYTVSHDLKAPLRGITGYAQELLRKHQEGLGERARFCLTQIETAAGNLDTLIEDLLKYSRLESDTPTPSDFNLDTMVLVLLNDREFTLNEYGTVITNAVPALRLRGWERGLQQVLSNLIGNAIKFSRNAIPPKVTVTALMEAGYCHISVSDNGSGFDMKYHDRIFGLFNRLVRAHEFEGTGAGLAIVKKVLDKVGGSVRAESAPDQGAVFYVSVPCQLVEEERP, from the coding sequence GTGAAAGCTGCATGGCCGCCCCAGGAGATCCAACGCATTCAGGCACTTCGGTCCTATGCGGTCCTGGATACGCCGAATGAGTCGTCGTTTGACGACTTGGTGCAACTTGCGTCCTTTATTTGTGAAACCCCGATTGCACTGGTCTCTCTGATCGACGAGCAACGCCAATGGTTCAAGTCACGGGTCGGGCTGGACGTGCCAGAAACGCCGCGCGAAATGGCCTTTTGTGCGCACGCCATTTTGAAACCCGATGAGGTGTTGCAAGTGTGTGACGCGCAACTGGACCCACGCTTTGCCGACAACCCCCTGGTCACGGGGGACCCCCATATTCGGTTTTATGCCGGCATACCGTTGGTAACCTCAAGCGGCCTCGCGCTGGGTACGCTGTGTGTGATTGACCGCACGCCCCGTGAATTGAATGCGTCGCAACGCCAGGCCTTGCGGACGCTGGGACGGCAGGTTATGGCCTTGTTGGAATTGCGGCTCACGCTGGCGCAACGCGACCATGACCCCTCGCTCAACCGTAAACTGGCCCGCGCGGTCGAGCAAAGCCCTGTCTTCATTGTGATTGCAAATGTCAAAGGTGAGATTGAATACGTCAACCCCCAGTTTGCAGCGCTTACCGGCTACGAGTTGCAGGAGGTCATAGGCCGCAATCCGCGCTTTCTTCAGTCTGGCGATAAAACGCCCGACGAGTACAAGGTGCTATGGAAAACCATCACCTCTGGCAACACTTGGCGGGGCCAGTTTCGGAACCGGAAGAAAAACGGCGCCATCTTTTGGGAACAAGCCTCCATCTCACCCATTACTGATGTTTTTGGAGAGATTTCTCACTATGTCGCGGTCATGGAAGACATCACGGAACGTCGCCAAATCGAGGCCCAGTTGCGCGCCAAAAATGAGGAGCTCAAGGGGTTTACTTATACCGTGTCCCATGACCTCAAGGCCCCCCTTCGAGGCATCACCGGCTACGCGCAGGAACTATTAAGAAAACATCAAGAAGGCTTGGGCGAACGCGCCCGGTTTTGTCTGACCCAAATTGAAACTGCAGCTGGCAATCTTGATACGCTGATTGAAGACCTGCTGAAGTACTCCCGGTTGGAGTCAGACACCCCCACACCCTCTGACTTCAATCTGGACACCATGGTGCTAGTCCTGCTGAATGACCGTGAATTCACTTTGAACGAATACGGAACGGTGATTACCAACGCTGTTCCCGCACTGCGACTGCGTGGCTGGGAACGCGGTTTGCAGCAGGTCTTGAGCAACCTGATCGGTAATGCCATCAAATTCAGCCGAAATGCCATACCGCCCAAAGTCACGGTGACGGCTCTCATGGAGGCAGGGTATTGCCACATCAGCGTCTCTGACAACGGCAGTGGTTTTGACATGAAATACCACGACCGAATTTTTGGCCTGTTCAACCGCCTCGTTCGCGCTCATGAATTCGAAGGCACCGGGGCTGGCCTGGCTATTGTGAAAAAGGTGCTGGATAAAGTGGGGGGCAGTGTCCGCGCTGAATCAGCGCCAGATCAAGGGGCTGTCTTTTATGTGAGCGTTCCCTGCCAATTGGTTGAAGAGGAGCGGCCGTGA
- a CDS encoding response regulator, translated as MATITSWRRVLSGWYLSPERTIVVLSVVGLVLSALIFVDLQSEYRERIEAASSKTQSLTLVLAEHERQTMLRLERILRQAAVNLSGAVNAGSADPVLMQLQLRLLLPLDGLISELTVIDASGKVVLSTAAIAVQERPSESERDYFVQHQGSPDHGLVLGAAFKQPETGKWHTPASIRRETPEGGFDGVILATIDPAFFQKFFDAIDTGKNGFITLFNRQGWVLARSPFIGGLFERSWENSPMFKEHLPGASDKTVRQVIAADGVERIYTYRALRDFPVIVAVGVSLTDSLAPWRSRAMAEGIALFLVLCALAAATCTLLRQLGQRRLTEQALKLVEMSIQKASVATLWIGPVGEILRVNPAACELEGYTEEQLLNMTVSDLDPGFPAERWPAHWQELRSLKKMSFETTHVGADGHRFPVEVDLHWIGFEGQEYNFAFIRDISAAKKTEGLLESERRRMQNIIHGANVGTWEINYLTQESWFDERWAAMIGYPADELLPMNGKKFSSMIHPDDVRLVNSQMLAHVMGSAPHVECEFRMKHKDAHWVWILSHGAVSAWTAKGKPEWISGTHLDISQRKAYEQSLNEARDKAEQATKSKSEFLANMSHEIRTPMNAILGMLKLLHNTELSTRQLDYASKTERAAQSLLGLLNDILDFSKIDADKMALDPQPFKLDRVMRDLSVILSANVDHKPLEVLFDIDPATPKNLVGDWLRLQQVLLNLSSNAIKFTDQGEVVIQVKVIDHSAGSATLRFAVRDSDSGIGIAPEHQKHIFDAFSQAEASTTRRFGGTGLGLSISRRLVEMMGGELALDSVQGKGSTFHFAITLPVNEQLSHGEEAPAPQPLKSLDVLVVDDNLVARELLAGMATSLGWRVEVAANGAQALALVDQRVKATLPPFEVIFMDWEMPGMDGWETYAAMHKIGPEARSPIRVMVTSHGREWLEQRTQQEQSSLHSFLVKPITASMLLDAVADARAGLSNLRSHPRTEADKPKRLQGLRLLVIEDNLINQQVASELLSAEGALVQLAGNGRLGVDAVAQASPSFDAVLMDIQMPVMDGYDATRAIRHELGLSTLPVIAMTANAMATDREACLAAGMNDHVGKPFDLTNLVNVLLKHTGRNKQGPASSETSAEALSPIGAETTVDAADTLPKPDAVDTEGALERIGGNKALYARILKSYLDDIAALPDQLDAQMQVGDRTSATRLLHTVKGLSATVGASFLTAVARIAERSVANSSNNFPDKALADRFRAAVNATGQVMRQVADDLAQGAPVDKQPAQVSGRDLGSLLSDLQKLRVLLKNSDMSAIEAHQQLTAALAETHRGLFKDLDLAMTSFDFAAGATQCETLIQTLTPAKT; from the coding sequence ATGGCAACAATAACATCTTGGCGGCGGGTTTTGAGTGGCTGGTACCTCAGCCCAGAGCGCACGATTGTTGTTTTGTCGGTGGTCGGACTCGTCTTGAGCGCACTGATCTTTGTCGATCTACAAAGCGAATACAGGGAACGGATCGAGGCCGCCAGCTCAAAAACCCAAAGCCTGACGCTTGTGCTGGCAGAGCATGAGCGTCAAACCATGCTGCGCCTTGAGCGCATCCTAAGGCAGGCAGCCGTCAATCTTTCCGGCGCCGTCAATGCTGGCTCGGCCGACCCCGTTTTGATGCAATTGCAGTTGCGGCTATTACTACCCCTGGATGGCCTGATTAGTGAGTTGACCGTGATTGACGCCAGTGGGAAAGTTGTACTGTCAACCGCCGCGATCGCGGTCCAGGAGCGGCCTTCCGAGTCCGAGCGGGACTATTTTGTGCAACATCAGGGCTCCCCGGATCATGGCCTGGTGCTCGGTGCGGCCTTCAAACAACCAGAAACTGGCAAATGGCACACACCCGCCAGTATCCGGCGGGAGACGCCCGAAGGTGGATTTGATGGCGTCATCTTGGCCACCATTGATCCTGCATTTTTTCAAAAATTCTTTGATGCCATCGACACCGGAAAAAATGGCTTCATCACCTTGTTCAACCGCCAAGGCTGGGTGCTGGCTCGCTCACCCTTCATTGGCGGACTTTTTGAACGCAGTTGGGAAAACTCGCCCATGTTCAAAGAGCACCTGCCCGGAGCGAGTGACAAGACGGTGCGTCAAGTCATCGCAGCTGATGGCGTCGAGCGCATCTATACCTACCGTGCACTGAGAGATTTTCCGGTCATCGTCGCGGTGGGCGTTTCACTGACGGACAGTCTGGCGCCGTGGCGCAGCCGCGCAATGGCCGAGGGCATTGCCTTGTTTCTGGTGCTGTGCGCGCTGGCCGCAGCCACTTGTACCCTGCTGCGTCAACTCGGACAACGTCGTCTCACAGAACAAGCCCTTAAGCTCGTAGAAATGTCCATTCAGAAAGCCTCTGTGGCCACACTGTGGATTGGGCCAGTTGGGGAAATCCTTCGCGTGAACCCGGCGGCTTGCGAGTTGGAGGGCTATACCGAAGAACAGCTGCTGAACATGACCGTCAGCGACCTAGATCCGGGCTTTCCTGCCGAACGGTGGCCGGCACACTGGCAGGAATTGCGCAGCCTCAAGAAGATGTCGTTTGAAACAACCCATGTGGGGGCCGATGGTCACCGCTTTCCGGTTGAGGTCGACCTTCACTGGATTGGGTTCGAGGGGCAGGAATACAACTTTGCATTTATTCGTGACATCAGTGCAGCCAAGAAAACGGAGGGCTTGCTGGAAAGCGAGCGCCGTCGGATGCAAAACATCATTCATGGCGCCAATGTCGGTACCTGGGAGATCAATTACCTGACCCAGGAGAGCTGGTTTGACGAGCGTTGGGCCGCCATGATTGGCTACCCGGCCGACGAGCTCTTGCCCATGAACGGGAAAAAGTTCAGCTCAATGATTCATCCGGACGATGTGCGTCTGGTCAACAGCCAGATGCTTGCGCATGTCATGGGCAGTGCGCCTCACGTTGAATGCGAATTCCGGATGAAGCACAAGGATGCTCATTGGGTTTGGATTCTTTCCCATGGGGCTGTATCTGCCTGGACCGCCAAAGGCAAGCCCGAGTGGATTTCGGGCACCCATCTCGACATCAGCCAACGCAAAGCGTACGAACAGTCATTGAACGAGGCCCGTGACAAAGCTGAGCAGGCGACCAAGTCCAAGAGCGAGTTTCTGGCCAACATGAGCCATGAGATTCGCACGCCCATGAACGCCATTCTGGGCATGCTCAAGCTGCTGCACAACACAGAACTCTCAACCCGCCAACTGGATTACGCCAGTAAAACGGAGCGCGCGGCGCAGTCGCTCTTGGGCTTGCTCAACGATATTCTTGATTTTTCAAAGATCGATGCCGACAAGATGGCGCTCGACCCGCAGCCGTTCAAGCTGGATCGCGTGATGCGCGACCTGTCAGTCATCCTTTCAGCCAACGTGGACCACAAGCCGCTGGAGGTGCTTTTTGACATTGACCCGGCAACCCCCAAAAACCTGGTGGGAGATTGGCTAAGGTTGCAGCAGGTGCTTCTCAACCTGAGCAGCAATGCCATCAAATTCACAGACCAGGGCGAAGTCGTCATTCAGGTCAAGGTGATCGACCACTCCGCCGGCAGTGCAACCCTTCGCTTTGCCGTGCGCGACAGCGACAGCGGCATCGGCATTGCGCCAGAGCACCAGAAGCACATTTTTGATGCATTCTCTCAAGCCGAGGCATCCACCACCCGTCGCTTTGGGGGCACCGGCCTGGGTCTTTCCATTTCCAGACGCCTGGTCGAGATGATGGGTGGAGAACTGGCGTTGGACAGCGTGCAGGGCAAGGGAAGCACCTTTCACTTTGCAATCACGTTGCCCGTGAACGAGCAGCTGTCCCACGGCGAGGAAGCACCCGCACCCCAACCATTGAAGTCGCTTGACGTTCTGGTGGTCGACGACAACCTGGTGGCACGCGAGCTCTTGGCAGGCATGGCGACCTCTTTGGGTTGGCGGGTTGAAGTGGCTGCCAACGGCGCTCAGGCGCTTGCCTTGGTCGATCAGCGCGTCAAAGCCACCCTGCCGCCTTTCGAGGTGATCTTCATGGACTGGGAAATGCCGGGTATGGATGGTTGGGAGACCTATGCCGCCATGCACAAGATAGGTCCAGAAGCGCGCTCGCCCATCCGGGTCATGGTCACCTCCCATGGCCGGGAGTGGCTTGAGCAACGCACGCAGCAAGAACAGTCGAGTTTGCACAGCTTTTTGGTTAAACCCATTACTGCGTCCATGTTGTTAGATGCTGTGGCGGATGCGCGGGCAGGCCTCAGCAACCTTCGCTCTCATCCAAGAACTGAAGCCGACAAACCCAAGCGTTTGCAAGGGTTACGCTTGTTGGTCATCGAAGACAACCTGATCAACCAGCAAGTGGCAAGTGAGTTACTCAGTGCAGAAGGTGCGTTGGTACAACTGGCAGGCAATGGTCGGCTGGGCGTGGACGCGGTGGCGCAGGCCAGCCCGTCTTTTGATGCCGTTCTGATGGACATTCAGATGCCCGTGATGGATGGCTATGACGCCACCCGCGCCATTCGCCATGAGCTGGGCTTGAGCACATTGCCGGTGATTGCCATGACGGCCAATGCCATGGCCACCGATCGTGAGGCCTGTCTGGCGGCAGGGATGAATGACCATGTAGGCAAACCATTTGATTTAACGAATTTGGTCAATGTTTTGCTGAAGCACACAGGCCGCAACAAGCAGGGGCCCGCATCGTCAGAGACATCCGCAGAAGCCCTGTCACCCATTGGGGCAGAGACTACCGTTGACGCCGCGGACACCCTTCCAAAACCAGACGCAGTTGACACGGAAGGGGCTCTGGAGCGTATCGGCGGCAACAAGGCGCTGTATGCCCGAATCCTGAAGTCTTATCTGGACGACATCGCTGCGCTGCCGGACCAGCTCGATGCGCAGATGCAGGTCGGGGACCGGACCAGTGCGACCCGACTGTTGCATACGGTCAAGGGCCTGTCCGCCACCGTGGGCGCGAGTTTTTTGACCGCTGTGGCGCGAATCGCTGAACGCTCTGTGGCGAATTCTTCAAACAACTTCCCAGACAAAGCGCTGGCGGACAGGTTTCGCGCAGCCGTCAATGCAACCGGGCAGGTCATGCGCCAAGTCGCCGACGATCTGGCCCAAGGAGCGCCAGTCGACAAACAACCGGCGCAGGTGTCTGGGAGGGATCTTGGGAGTCTCCTCTCCGATCTCCAAAAACTGCGGGTCTTGCTCAAGAACTCGGACATGAGCGCCATCGAGGCTCATCAACAGTTGACCGCCGCACTGGCTGAAACGCACCGCGGCCTGTTCAAGGATCTTGATCTGGCCATGACCTCGTTTGATTTTGCAGCGGGTGCCACACAGTGTGAAACGCTGATTCAAACGCTGACGCCAGCGAAAACCTAG
- the metW gene encoding methionine biosynthesis protein MetW, which yields MTDQATQHAIGQLVPQGARVLDLGCGDGAMLQYLQTTRGCTGYGVEIDDANLQACVKRGVNVIQLNLDEGLAMFEDATFDVVLQLDTLQHLRNAEVMLRETVRVGRVGVVAFPNFAHWPNRLSVLRGRMPVTRRLPYQWYDTPNIRVGTHADLAVLARNNGLKVLDSFGLQDGQTVRFAPNLRAGTSVYKLSR from the coding sequence ATGACCGATCAAGCAACCCAACACGCCATTGGCCAACTTGTGCCACAAGGCGCCCGCGTGTTGGATCTGGGCTGTGGCGACGGAGCCATGCTTCAGTACCTGCAAACCACACGGGGCTGCACCGGCTACGGCGTGGAGATTGACGATGCCAACCTGCAGGCCTGCGTCAAGCGCGGCGTCAACGTGATCCAGCTCAACCTGGACGAAGGCCTGGCGATGTTTGAAGACGCCACGTTTGATGTGGTGCTGCAGCTGGACACCTTGCAGCACCTGCGCAACGCCGAAGTGATGCTGCGTGAAACCGTGCGGGTGGGGCGCGTCGGTGTGGTGGCCTTTCCCAACTTTGCCCACTGGCCGAATCGCTTGAGTGTGCTGCGCGGTCGCATGCCGGTGACCCGCCGCCTGCCCTACCAGTGGTATGACACGCCCAACATTCGTGTCGGCACCCACGCCGACCTGGCCGTGCTGGCGCGCAACAACGGCCTGAAGGTACTGGACAGCTTTGGCCTGCAAGACGGACAAACTGTGCGATTTGCGCCCAACCTGCGCGCGGGCACCTCGGTGTACAAGCTTTCGCGCTAA
- a CDS encoding homoserine O-acetyltransferase: MNATPQSMHFAATLPLQSGASLRDYSLSYETYGTLNADRSNAVLICHALNASHHVAGVYEGQDKSEGWWDNMIGPSKSLDTNRFFVIGVNNLGSCFGSTGPMHTNPDTGHVYGADFPVVTVEDWVNSQALLLDALGIQTLAAVMGGSLGGMQTLSWALQYPERVRHAVVVASAPNLTAENIAFNEVARRAIVTDPDFHAGHFYQHNTVPKRGLRIARMIGHITYLSDDVMNAKFGRQLRTAAQRDVDAPQAAGSHVQDYLYSTQDVEFQIESYLRYQGDKFAEYFDANTYLLITRALDYFDPARHHGGDLTRALAGATCKFLLVSFTTDWRFSPKRSREIVKALLDNRRDVSYAEIDAPHGHDAFLLDDPRYMGVISSYFDSVAKEMTV; this comes from the coding sequence ATGAACGCCACGCCACAGTCCATGCACTTTGCCGCCACCTTGCCTTTGCAAAGCGGCGCCTCTCTTCGCGACTATTCGTTGAGTTACGAGACCTATGGCACCTTGAATGCCGACCGCTCCAACGCGGTGCTAATTTGCCACGCCCTGAACGCCTCCCACCATGTGGCCGGGGTGTACGAGGGCCAAGACAAGTCCGAGGGCTGGTGGGACAACATGATTGGCCCTAGCAAATCGCTGGACACCAACCGCTTCTTTGTCATTGGCGTGAACAACCTGGGCTCTTGTTTTGGCTCTACCGGGCCCATGCACACCAACCCCGACACCGGCCACGTGTACGGCGCCGATTTTCCGGTGGTCACGGTCGAAGACTGGGTCAACTCCCAGGCACTCTTGCTGGACGCGCTGGGCATTCAAACCCTGGCCGCCGTCATGGGCGGCTCCTTGGGCGGCATGCAAACCCTGAGTTGGGCACTGCAGTACCCAGAGCGCGTGCGCCACGCGGTGGTGGTCGCCAGTGCGCCCAATCTGACAGCCGAGAACATTGCCTTCAACGAGGTGGCGCGCCGGGCCATCGTCACCGACCCGGACTTTCACGCCGGGCACTTTTACCAACACAACACGGTGCCCAAACGGGGCCTGCGCATTGCCCGCATGATCGGCCACATCACCTACCTGAGTGATGACGTGATGAATGCCAAGTTTGGCCGCCAGTTGCGCACGGCCGCCCAGCGCGATGTGGACGCGCCCCAAGCCGCGGGCAGCCATGTGCAGGACTATCTCTACAGCACGCAAGACGTGGAATTTCAGATTGAGAGCTACCTGCGCTACCAGGGCGACAAGTTTGCCGAGTACTTTGACGCCAATACCTATTTGCTGATCACCCGCGCGCTGGACTACTTTGACCCGGCCCGCCATCACGGGGGCGACCTGACTCGCGCCTTGGCGGGTGCCACCTGCAAGTTCCTGCTGGTGAGCTTCACCACCGATTGGCGCTTCTCGCCCAAACGCAGCCGGGAAATCGTCAAAGCCTTGCTCGACAACCGCCGGGACGTGAGCTACGCCGAGATTGATGCGCCACACGGGCATGATGCCTTTTTGCTCGATGACCCCCGCTACATGGGCGTGATCAGCTCTTATTTTGATAGCGTTGCAAAAGAGATGACTGTATGA
- a CDS encoding ammonium transporter, with protein MEALKQGMDALFILLGAVMVLAMHAGFAFLELGTVRKKNQVNALVKILVDFSVSTVVYFAVGYGVAYGTHFFVGAEELAAKNGYELVKFFFLLTFAAAIPAIISGGIAERAKFWPQLIATAVIVGFIYPFFEGIVWNQHFGVQAWINQVAGAEFHDFAGSIVVHAVGGWIALPAVILLGARANRYRKDGGISAHPPSSIPFLALGAWILTVGWFGFNVMSAQTLDKISGLVAVNSLMAMVGGTLVALLVGKNDPGFVHNGPLAGLVAVCAGSDLMHPLGALVVGGVAGGIFVYMFTLTQNKWKIDDVLGVWPLHGLCGTWGGIAAGIFGSKALGGLGGVTLGAQLIGTTMGVAWAVFGGLLVYGVLKLTMGLRLSQEEEYDGADLSIHRISATPEREANW; from the coding sequence ATGGAAGCACTAAAACAGGGCATGGATGCCTTGTTCATCCTTCTCGGCGCGGTCATGGTGCTTGCCATGCACGCCGGTTTTGCATTTCTGGAGCTGGGCACGGTTCGTAAAAAGAACCAGGTCAACGCACTGGTCAAGATTTTGGTGGACTTCTCGGTGTCCACGGTGGTTTATTTCGCCGTGGGGTATGGGGTGGCCTACGGCACCCACTTCTTTGTCGGAGCCGAGGAGTTGGCCGCCAAGAACGGTTACGAGTTGGTCAAGTTCTTCTTTCTATTGACCTTTGCCGCCGCCATTCCGGCCATCATTTCGGGTGGGATTGCCGAAAGGGCCAAGTTCTGGCCACAGCTGATTGCCACCGCCGTGATCGTCGGTTTCATCTACCCCTTCTTCGAAGGCATTGTGTGGAACCAGCATTTCGGCGTGCAAGCCTGGATCAACCAGGTGGCGGGTGCCGAGTTTCACGACTTTGCCGGCAGCATCGTGGTGCACGCCGTGGGCGGCTGGATTGCACTGCCCGCCGTGATCTTGCTGGGAGCGCGTGCCAACCGCTACCGTAAAGACGGTGGCATTTCGGCGCACCCACCTTCCAGCATTCCGTTTCTCGCGCTGGGCGCGTGGATTCTGACCGTGGGCTGGTTTGGCTTCAATGTGATGAGCGCACAAACCCTGGACAAAATCTCGGGCCTGGTGGCCGTGAACTCCCTGATGGCCATGGTGGGTGGCACGCTGGTGGCGCTGTTGGTGGGTAAAAACGATCCCGGCTTTGTGCACAACGGCCCACTGGCCGGCTTGGTGGCCGTGTGCGCCGGCTCTGACCTGATGCACCCGCTGGGCGCGCTGGTGGTGGGTGGTGTGGCAGGCGGCATTTTTGTCTACATGTTCACCTTGACCCAAAACAAATGGAAGATTGACGATGTGTTGGGCGTTTGGCCTCTGCACGGCCTGTGCGGCACCTGGGGCGGCATTGCTGCCGGTATTTTTGGCAGCAAGGCGCTGGGCGGCTTGGGTGGCGTGACCTTGGGTGCCCAACTGATTGGCACGACCATGGGGGTGGCGTGGGCTGTGTTTGGTGGCCTGTTGGTTTACGGCGTACTGAAACTCACCATGGGTCTGCGCCTGAGTCAGGAAGAAGAATACGACGGGGCGGATTTGTCAATCCACCGCATTAGCGCCACGCCTGAGCGCGAGGCCAACTGGTAA